In Meriones unguiculatus strain TT.TT164.6M chromosome 17, Bangor_MerUng_6.1, whole genome shotgun sequence, a single window of DNA contains:
- the LOC110540854 gene encoding olfactory receptor 5K17 codes for MMKANHSLKTEFILIGFTDNPELKILLFLVFSAIYLITMVGNLGLVALIYMERRLHTPMYIFLGNLALMDSCCSCAITPKMLENFFSVDRRISLDDCMTQFYFLCLAETADCFLLAAMAYDRYVAICNPLQYHTMMSKKLSVHMSIGTFIAGNLHSLIHTGCLLRLNFCKSNRIAHFFCDILPLYRLSCTDPFINELMIYIFSMPIQVFTISTVFVSYFCILCTVFKMKSKDGRGKAFSTCGSHFLSVSIFYICLLMYIGPSEDSNKDIPVAVFYTIIIPLLNPFIYSLRNKEVINAVKKVIKTYNILKNSSASTTH; via the coding sequence ATGATGAAGGCAAATCactctttaaaaacagaattcaTCCTCATAGGATTCACAGATAACCCAGAGCTGAAGATCCTTCTGTTCCTGGTGTTCTCTGCcatctatctgatcaccatggtgGGGAATCTCGGGCTGGTGGCCTTGATCTACATGGAACGCCGTCTCCACACACCCATGTACATCTTTCTGGGTAACCTGGCTCTGATGGACTCCTGCTGCTCCTGTGCCATCACTCCCAAGATGCTGGAGAACTTCTTTTCTGTGGACAGAAGGATTTCCCTAGATGACTGCATGACACAGTTCTATTTTCTCTGTCTTGCTGAGACTGCAGACTGCTTTCTTCTGGCAGcaatggcctatgaccgctatgtggccatatGCAACCCACTGCAGTACCACACCATGATGTCCAAGAAGCTCTCTGTTCACATGAGCATAGGCACCTTCATAGCTGGTAACCTGCACTCCCTGATTCATACTGGTTGCCTGTTAAGATTAAATTTCTGTAAATCTAACAGAATTGCTCACTTCTTCTGTGATATTCTTCCTTTATATAGGCTCTCCTGTACAGACCCATTTATCAATGAGCTAATGATATACATTTTTTCCATGCCAATTCAAGTCTTTACCATTTCCACTGTCTTTGTCTCATACTTCTGCATCCTTTGTACTGTTTTCAAAATGAAATCCAAGGATGGAAGAGGAAAAGCATTTTCTACTTGTGGTTCCCACTTTCTTTCTGTGTCAATATTCTACATCTGCCTTCTCATGTACATTGGACCATCTGAAGATAGTAACAAAGATATACCAGTGGCTGTATTTTACACAATAATAATTCCTCTGTTAAACCCTTTTATTTACAGCCTGAGAAATAAGGAGGTCATAAATGCTGTTAAGAAAGTTATAAAAacttacaatattttaaaaaattcttctgcTTCTACCACACACTAA